Proteins from one Candidatus Roseilinea sp. genomic window:
- the hrcA gene encoding heat-inducible transcription repressor HrcA, translated as MTANLNTITTQELTPRQQKILGLVVRTYINTVTPVSSKAVFEASDLGVSSATIRNEMAVLEELGYLTHPHTSAGRVPTDKGYRYFVERLIGDVELPQAEQNMIRHQFHQAKLEMSQWMQLAAAILARSARSAALVTAPRIEQPRLRHLELISTQSQLVLLIVVFQGGTVRQRYLTLKEPMDQASLSQVAAKFNALGHELDVASLRAKIADPTDFEVSVLDLLTELTAGGEVATNEVYRDGLTEVLQEPEFNKRGDANALVNAFEQPTFLNEVSTSPVGTVQVVIGGEGRWRELSACSMVIARYGVEGFATGALGVLGPTRMPYGRAIGTVRYVADLMSDLVSDLYAD; from the coding sequence ATGACTGCTAATCTAAACACCATAACTACGCAAGAGCTGACCCCGCGACAGCAGAAGATACTTGGGCTGGTGGTGAGGACCTACATCAACACGGTGACGCCGGTCAGCTCCAAGGCGGTCTTTGAGGCAAGCGACCTGGGCGTGTCCAGCGCGACCATCCGCAACGAGATGGCCGTGCTGGAAGAGTTGGGCTACCTGACCCATCCACACACTTCGGCGGGTCGCGTGCCCACCGACAAGGGTTACCGCTACTTCGTCGAGCGACTGATCGGCGATGTGGAGCTGCCCCAAGCCGAGCAAAACATGATTCGCCACCAATTCCACCAGGCCAAGCTAGAGATGAGCCAGTGGATGCAGTTGGCTGCAGCGATCTTAGCCCGCTCCGCGCGCAGCGCCGCGCTCGTGACGGCGCCCAGGATTGAGCAGCCGCGCCTGCGACACCTGGAGTTAATCTCGACGCAATCCCAGCTCGTCCTTCTTATAGTGGTGTTTCAGGGCGGCACCGTGCGCCAGCGCTATCTCACGCTCAAGGAGCCTATGGACCAGGCATCCCTCAGCCAGGTCGCGGCGAAGTTCAACGCGCTTGGGCATGAGCTGGATGTGGCTTCGTTGCGCGCGAAGATCGCCGATCCGACCGACTTCGAAGTATCCGTGCTCGACCTGCTGACGGAGTTGACCGCCGGCGGCGAAGTAGCGACTAACGAGGTGTATCGCGACGGGTTGACCGAAGTGCTGCAAGAGCCAGAGTTCAACAAGCGCGGCGACGCCAACGCGCTGGTCAATGCCTTCGAGCAACCCACCTTCCTGAACGAAGTCAGCACCTCGCCGGTCGGCACGGTGCAGGTGGTCATTGGCGGTGAGGGGCGCTGGCGTGAACTCAGCGCGTGTAGCATGGTGATCGCGCGCTATGGCGTGGAAGGGTTTGCCACCGGCGCGCTCGGTGTGCTCGGCCCAACCCGCATGCCCTATGGGCGCGCCATCGGCACGGTGCGCTACGTCGCCGACTTGATGAGCGACTTGGTAAGCGACCTATACGCAGACTGA
- the grpE gene encoding protein GrpE encodes MMTETTAQDQTTTTDAPTNPAEGVTEAEATAPGAEADPIAALQKALQEAQAKADEYLDGWQRARAEFANYKKRQEQQNADLRAFATLDLIRKLLPIQDDFERAAKTLPEGIAHMTWIEGVMLIQRKLKLILESEGVKEIEVRKNDPFDPTLHEAISHDEAEGVESGHIIEELQKGYKIGDRVIRPTLVRVAK; translated from the coding sequence ATGATGACGGAGACAACTGCGCAAGATCAGACCACGACGACGGATGCACCTACCAACCCCGCGGAAGGGGTTACCGAAGCGGAAGCAACGGCGCCCGGCGCCGAGGCCGACCCGATCGCGGCTTTGCAAAAGGCCCTGCAAGAGGCGCAAGCAAAGGCCGACGAATATCTTGATGGCTGGCAACGCGCCCGCGCCGAGTTCGCCAACTACAAGAAGCGCCAAGAGCAGCAAAACGCCGATCTACGCGCCTTCGCCACGTTAGACCTGATTCGCAAGTTGCTGCCCATCCAGGATGACTTCGAGCGCGCCGCCAAGACGCTCCCCGAAGGCATCGCACACATGACTTGGATCGAAGGCGTGATGCTCATCCAGCGCAAACTCAAGTTGATCCTGGAGAGCGAGGGCGTCAAGGAGATCGAAGTGCGCAAGAACGACCCGTTCGATCCCACGTTGCACGAGGCCATCAGTCACGACGAAGCCGAAGGCGTGGAGAGCGGGCACATCATCGAGGAGTTGCAAAAAGGCTACAAGATCGGCGACCGCGTGATCCGGCCGACCCTGGTCAGAGTGGCGAAGTAG